The proteins below are encoded in one region of Aestuariivirga litoralis:
- a CDS encoding MFS transporter: protein MDLTQSSTDPWRRNLVVVLIGSFTTIVAMTLLLPILPLYVEQLGASGHAEIVQWSGIAYGATFFSAALTAPLWGRLADRYGRKLMLIRASFGMAIAMSLIGMAHDVWQLVALRLLAGLLGGYSSGSMVLVAAQTPKERTGWALGVLSAGIMAGNLVGPLIGGILPPLIGIRETFLLAGGVIFLMFLATTFLIQEAKRVGSAKEKVPANWAAIPDKRPIFAMLATGLLLMVAQMSIEPIITVYVAGLVETTQVTFISGVVMSVAALGSILSSSWLGAIADRVGHWKIVTMCLACAALLLVPQAYVTSAWQLIALRLLMGLALGGLLPAITSVIRHAVPERMAGGVLGYSISAQYVGQVVGPVAGGFVGGHVGMRAVFLATSVLMAIGAIGNYIIQQRLKKA from the coding sequence ATGGACTTAACTCAAAGCAGCACTGATCCTTGGCGGCGCAACCTGGTGGTGGTCCTGATCGGCTCCTTTACCACCATCGTGGCGATGACTTTGCTGCTGCCGATCCTGCCGCTTTATGTGGAACAGCTAGGGGCCAGTGGGCATGCGGAAATCGTGCAGTGGTCCGGTATCGCTTATGGCGCCACTTTCTTTTCTGCGGCTTTGACTGCGCCGTTGTGGGGGCGACTGGCGGATCGCTATGGGCGCAAGCTGATGCTGATCCGCGCCAGTTTCGGCATGGCGATTGCGATGTCGCTGATCGGCATGGCGCATGATGTGTGGCAGCTGGTGGCGCTGCGTTTGCTGGCGGGTTTGCTGGGCGGCTATTCATCCGGCTCAATGGTGCTGGTGGCGGCGCAGACCCCGAAGGAGCGCACCGGCTGGGCGCTGGGTGTGCTTTCGGCAGGAATCATGGCGGGCAATCTGGTGGGGCCATTGATTGGTGGCATCCTGCCGCCGCTCATCGGTATTCGCGAGACATTCCTGCTGGCCGGTGGGGTGATCTTTCTCATGTTTTTGGCGACGACGTTTTTGATCCAAGAAGCCAAGCGCGTCGGTAGTGCGAAGGAAAAGGTGCCGGCCAATTGGGCGGCCATTCCTGACAAGCGGCCGATCTTTGCAATGCTGGCCACCGGTCTGCTGCTGATGGTGGCGCAGATGTCGATCGAGCCGATCATCACAGTCTATGTGGCGGGGCTGGTGGAGACGACGCAGGTGACTTTCATTTCAGGTGTGGTGATGTCTGTTGCAGCGCTGGGCAGCATTCTTTCGTCATCGTGGTTGGGTGCCATTGCCGACCGTGTGGGGCATTGGAAGATCGTGACGATGTGCTTGGCCTGTGCGGCGCTGCTGCTGGTACCGCAGGCCTATGTGACCTCGGCCTGGCAACTGATTGCTTTGCGCCTCCTGATGGGGCTGGCGTTGGGCGGCCTGCTGCCAGCGATCACCAGCGTGATCCGCCATGCGGTGCCGGAGCGGATGGCGGGCGGCGTTCTGGGTTATTCGATCTCGGCGCAATATGTGGGCCAGGTGGTGGGCCCGGTGGCGGGTGGATTTGTCGGCGGGCATGTGGGCATGCGCGCCGTGTTCCTGGCCACCAGCGTGCTGATGGCCATTGGTGCGATCGGGAATTACATTATTCAGCAAAGGCTGAAGAAGGCCTAG